Part of the Rhizobiales bacterium NRL2 genome is shown below.
CCCGGCGCATGCGGCTTGAGGATGTCGAGCGCGTTGTCGGCGGGAAAGGCGTCGAGGTAGACGATCTTCGGCAAGGCGGTTCCTCAGGGGGCGTTTTAAGGTTTTGCTGAGGATAGTCGGGCAGGCTGCCGGGATGCGATGGATTTCCGCCCTGCTGTGTCTTCTGCCCTTCGCCGCCTCCGCCCAGACCGTGGTGATCGAGGAAGGCCGCTGCCGCTTGGCGGAGCTGCACCGGCCGGCGCCGGACGTCGCCTACCAACCAGGTGTCGACGTCCATGGCCGGCCAGTTGTACCTGCCGACATCGGCGGCGGTTCCAATGTCACGCCGCCGTCCGAGGTCTCGATCCAGCTGCTGATCCCGATTACCGAGTTTCTCGCGGTCGCCCCGCCCTTTCTCGATGAAGTGGATGTCAACGCCGGCGAGGTCACGGTGGACACGCGCACGGGCGCCATCCGCTATCGCGGACAGCGCCTCGACGCGCCCTACGCCGTGATCTGCGACGAGGAGGCGGGAGCTACGCCGCCTCCGCCGCCGGCACGCCCGAACTGAGCTGACCCTTCAGCCGGCTCGCGATCTCGGTGATGTGGCGGCCCTGGAAGCGGGCGCCCTCCAGCTCGACCTCGGACGGCTGCCGCGAACCGTCGCCACCGGCGATGGTGGAGGCGCCGTAGGGCGAACCGCCCTTGATCTCGTCCAGACCCATCTGGCCCTGGAAGGCGTAGGGCAGCCCGGCGACGACCATGCCCTGGTGCAGCAACGTGGTGTGGAAGGAGAGGATCGTGCTCTCCTGACCGCCGTGCTGGGTGGCCGATGAAGTGAAGACGCCGCCGACCTTGCCGACCAGCTTGCCCGTGGCCCAGAGCGCCCCGGTCTGGTCGAGGAAATTGCGCATCTGCCCGCACATCATGCCGAAACGGGTAGGCGTGCCGAAGATGATGGCGTCGTAGTTTTCCAGCTCTTCCGGGCTGGCGATCTCGACGTCCTGGTCGCGCTTGAAGCCCTTCTCCTGCACGATGTCATCGGGGACCGTCTCCGGGACGCGCTTCAGGTCAACCTTGGCGCCCGCGACGGACTGCGCGCCTTCGGCCACGGCCTTGGCCATGGTTTCGACGTGGCCGAACGCGCTGTAGTAGAGAACCAGTACCTTGGTCATGAGGAATACCTTTCTTGTTGTACCCGGCCGTTGTGACCGATGTGG
Proteins encoded:
- a CDS encoding NAD(P)H:quinone oxidoreductase, type IV encodes the protein MTKVLVLYYSAFGHVETMAKAVAEGAQSVAGAKVDLKRVPETVPDDIVQEKGFKRDQDVEIASPEELENYDAIIFGTPTRFGMMCGQMRNFLDQTGALWATGKLVGKVGGVFTSSATQHGGQESTILSFHTTLLHQGMVVAGLPYAFQGQMGLDEIKGGSPYGASTIAGGDGSRQPSEVELEGARFQGRHITEIASRLKGQLSSGVPAAEAA